The proteins below come from a single Aegilops tauschii subsp. strangulata cultivar AL8/78 chromosome 6, Aet v6.0, whole genome shotgun sequence genomic window:
- the LOC109773585 gene encoding high mobility group B protein 9 isoform X1 has protein sequence MRGDTRAAAEMSVADAAAAADKGKEKVEEPVPPARAAGGGNGRFMAYPARMAEHKSVVADAALFRAELEKLHAHMGTKLKVPIIGGKDLDLHQLFKEVTSRGGIDKVKAENRWREVTASFIFPATATNASFMLKKYYMSLLYHFEQLYFFGGQGWYQQESDPRSLPCIEVRAETQNIDKRKRATNASSDPALASDNVDVDVIIDGKFEHGYIVTVITGSKSTKAVLYNYSEEPALTTLAPTMHVNNTASKGGRRRRQRRKKLSTTDPRHPKPNRSGYNFFFQDQHRKLKPDYPGQDRLISKMIGERWNNLSPEDKAVYQERGVQDKERYQSQLAAYKEELRTGQPMSNPMPIIGNAPIQQTFPQTEVTIDEVDSKVSKGDMLLSNQRYNNSDEGVDSGGKLVEDEEFNTDTSPEPSIDTTDSPGLLDPSADGDRFELRRRENPNKNEKQSTAPK, from the exons ATGCGAG GGGATACGAGGGCAGCGGCGGAGATGTCCGTTGCGGATGCTGCCGCTGCGGCGGACAAAGGTAAGGAGAAGGTGGAGGAGCCTGTGcccccggcgagggcggcggggggcggaaATGGGAGGTTCATGGCGTACCCGGCGCGGATGGCGGAGCACAAAAGCGTGGTGGCGGACGCCGCCCTCTTCAGGGCTGAGCTCGAGAAGCTGCACGCGCACATGGGCACAAAACTCAA GGTGCCAATTATTGGTGGAAAAGACCTGGATCTTCATCAACTATTTAAGGAAGTTACCTCACGAGGTGGCATTGATAAG GTCAAGGCAGAAAACAGATGGAGAGAAGTAACCGCGTCATTTATTTTCCCTGCGACTGCGACAAATGCTTCTTTTATGTTGAAAAAATACTATATGTCTCTGTTATACCATTTTGAACAGCTCTACTTCTTTGGAGGACAGGGCTGGTATCAACAAGAAAGTG ATCCCAGATCACTGCCTTGCATAGAAGTGAGAGCTGAAACACAAAACATCGACAAAAGAAAAAGGGCCACCAATGCCTCTTCAG ACCCAGCTTTGGCTTCTGATAATGTCGATGTGGATGTAATAATTGATGGCAAGTTTGAACATGGTTACATTGTAACTGTTATTACGGGATCAAAATCCACAAAAGCAGTCCTTTATAATTACAGTGAGGAACCTGCTCTTACAACTCTGGCACCTACTATGCACGTAAACAACACTGCTTCGAAGGGTGGACGTAGGCGGAGGCAACGCAGGAAGAAGCTAAGTACAACAGACCCCAGACATCCCAAACCGAACAGGAGCGGCTATAATTTCTTTTTCCAAGACCAGCACAGAAAGCTAAAGCCAGATTATCCTGGCCAGGACAGGCTGATTAGTAAAATGATTGGTGAACGGTGGAACAATCTAAGCCCCGAAGACAAAGCT GTGTACCAAGAAAGAGGTGTACAGGACAAGGAGAGATACCAGTCTCAGTTGGCTGCTTATAAAGAAGAACTGAGAACAGGCCAGCCTATGAGCAATCCTATGCCTATTATCGGCAATGCACCTATCCAGCAGACATTTCCCCAGACAGAAGTAACTATTGATGAAGTGGACTCCAAAGTCAGTAAAGGAGATATGCTGCTGTCCAATCAAAGGTACAACAACAGTGACGAAGGTGTTGATTCAGGTGGAAAACTTGTTGAAGATGAAGAGTTCAACACGGATACATCTCCTGAGCCTAGCATTGATACCACTGATTCGCCTGGGCTGCTTGATCCTTCTGCTGATGGCGACCGATTTGAACTTCGCAGGAGGGAGAACCCCAACAAAAATGAGAAACAGAGCACTGCACCTAAATAA
- the LOC109773585 gene encoding high mobility group B protein 9 isoform X2: MSVADAAAAADKGKEKVEEPVPPARAAGGGNGRFMAYPARMAEHKSVVADAALFRAELEKLHAHMGTKLKVPIIGGKDLDLHQLFKEVTSRGGIDKVKAENRWREVTASFIFPATATNASFMLKKYYMSLLYHFEQLYFFGGQGWYQQESDPRSLPCIEVRAETQNIDKRKRATNASSDPALASDNVDVDVIIDGKFEHGYIVTVITGSKSTKAVLYNYSEEPALTTLAPTMHVNNTASKGGRRRRQRRKKLSTTDPRHPKPNRSGYNFFFQDQHRKLKPDYPGQDRLISKMIGERWNNLSPEDKAVYQERGVQDKERYQSQLAAYKEELRTGQPMSNPMPIIGNAPIQQTFPQTEVTIDEVDSKVSKGDMLLSNQRYNNSDEGVDSGGKLVEDEEFNTDTSPEPSIDTTDSPGLLDPSADGDRFELRRRENPNKNEKQSTAPK, translated from the exons ATGTCCGTTGCGGATGCTGCCGCTGCGGCGGACAAAGGTAAGGAGAAGGTGGAGGAGCCTGTGcccccggcgagggcggcggggggcggaaATGGGAGGTTCATGGCGTACCCGGCGCGGATGGCGGAGCACAAAAGCGTGGTGGCGGACGCCGCCCTCTTCAGGGCTGAGCTCGAGAAGCTGCACGCGCACATGGGCACAAAACTCAA GGTGCCAATTATTGGTGGAAAAGACCTGGATCTTCATCAACTATTTAAGGAAGTTACCTCACGAGGTGGCATTGATAAG GTCAAGGCAGAAAACAGATGGAGAGAAGTAACCGCGTCATTTATTTTCCCTGCGACTGCGACAAATGCTTCTTTTATGTTGAAAAAATACTATATGTCTCTGTTATACCATTTTGAACAGCTCTACTTCTTTGGAGGACAGGGCTGGTATCAACAAGAAAGTG ATCCCAGATCACTGCCTTGCATAGAAGTGAGAGCTGAAACACAAAACATCGACAAAAGAAAAAGGGCCACCAATGCCTCTTCAG ACCCAGCTTTGGCTTCTGATAATGTCGATGTGGATGTAATAATTGATGGCAAGTTTGAACATGGTTACATTGTAACTGTTATTACGGGATCAAAATCCACAAAAGCAGTCCTTTATAATTACAGTGAGGAACCTGCTCTTACAACTCTGGCACCTACTATGCACGTAAACAACACTGCTTCGAAGGGTGGACGTAGGCGGAGGCAACGCAGGAAGAAGCTAAGTACAACAGACCCCAGACATCCCAAACCGAACAGGAGCGGCTATAATTTCTTTTTCCAAGACCAGCACAGAAAGCTAAAGCCAGATTATCCTGGCCAGGACAGGCTGATTAGTAAAATGATTGGTGAACGGTGGAACAATCTAAGCCCCGAAGACAAAGCT GTGTACCAAGAAAGAGGTGTACAGGACAAGGAGAGATACCAGTCTCAGTTGGCTGCTTATAAAGAAGAACTGAGAACAGGCCAGCCTATGAGCAATCCTATGCCTATTATCGGCAATGCACCTATCCAGCAGACATTTCCCCAGACAGAAGTAACTATTGATGAAGTGGACTCCAAAGTCAGTAAAGGAGATATGCTGCTGTCCAATCAAAGGTACAACAACAGTGACGAAGGTGTTGATTCAGGTGGAAAACTTGTTGAAGATGAAGAGTTCAACACGGATACATCTCCTGAGCCTAGCATTGATACCACTGATTCGCCTGGGCTGCTTGATCCTTCTGCTGATGGCGACCGATTTGAACTTCGCAGGAGGGAGAACCCCAACAAAAATGAGAAACAGAGCACTGCACCTAAATAA